A region of the Streptomyces durocortorensis genome:
TCCCGGGCAGGCGTCGCCCCCGGCGCGCGGGGGGACACCACCCGGGGAAACGGGCGAGGGGGCGGAATCGGGCATGGCGGCGAGCATACCGACCACCCGGGCGCCTCCGGCAGGCTCGCACCTGTGACCTGCGGGACAGCGGCCCGGGCGGCTGGGCCCCGGCCTCCGCCGTGACCTGCGGAGCACCGCCGCCCAGCCCCTCCCCACCTCGTCCCGGACCGGTGCGTGTCCCTCGTCCCGCACTGGATGGTGTCCCCGCCCCGGACAGGTGAGTGTCCCCCTCCCGCACCGGAGCGTGATCACCACCGCACCCCCGCCCCCTGCCCCACCCGGCCCCCGCCGCTTAGGATGCAGGCGGTGGTCCGTTCAGGCCGCCATCGCCAGACGGCGACAGGGGAGGAAGCCCGGTGTGAATCCGGCGCGGTCCCGCCACTGTGAGCCCGGCCGACGCCACCGGCCGGACGAGTCAGGAACTCCCTTCCCCGCGCGGCCGGTCTCCCACCGGGCGCAGCGCACGGCCCTCCGCCGGGCGCGGGGAGACCCTCCGACACCGCCCGGGGCGTGGACACCCCGAGGAAGGCCTGACGCAGCATGATCCTGCTCCTGTCGACGTCCGACACCGACCTCCTGAGCGCCCGCGCCTCCGAGGGACCCGTCAGCTACCGGTACGCCAACCCCTCCCGCGTCGACCTCGACGGACTGCCCGAGCTGCTGGACGGCGTCGACCTCGTCGTCGTACGGCTTCTCGGCGGCGTACGGGCCTGGCAGGAAGGGCTGGACGCGGTGCTGGCCACCGGCCGGCCGGTCGTCGTGCTGACCGGTGAGCAGGCCCCGGACGCGCAGCTCATGGCCGCCTCCACCGTGCCGATCGGCATCGCGGCCGAGGCGCACGCCTACCTCGCGCACGGCGGGCCCGCCAACCTGGAGCAGCTCGCCCGGTTCCTGTCGGACACCGTGCTGCTGACCGGCCACGGCTTCGAGCCGCCCGCCCCCGCGCCCGCGTGGGGCCCGCTGGAGCGGGAGGCCCGCGAGGTGCCCGAGGGTGCGCCGACCGTCGCCGTGCTCTACTACCGCGCCCACCACATGAGCGGGAACACGGCGTTCGTCGACGCGCTGTGCACGGCTGTGGAGAACGCCGGGGCCCGGCCGCTCCCGCTGTACGTCGCGTCTCTCCGTACGCCCGAGGCCGAGCTGATCGACGAACTCCGCGCCGCGGACGCCATCGTGACCACCGTCCTCGCGGCGGGCGGCACCAAGCCCGCCGAGGCGTCGGCGGGGGGCGACGACGAGTCGTGGGACGCGGGCGCGCTGACCGCGCTCGACGTGCCGATCCTCCAGGCGCTCTGCCTCACCAGCCCGCGCAGCGCCTGGGAGGAGAACGACGAAGGTGTCTCCCCGCTGGACGCGGCCACCCAGATCGCGGTGCCGGAGTTCGACGGCCGGCTGATCACCGTGCCCTTCTCCTTCAAGGAGATCGACGAGGACGGGCTCCCGGCGTACATCCCCGACGCCGAGCGCGCCGCCAGGGTCGCCGGTATCGCCGTACGCCACGCGAAGCTGCGCAACATCCCCAACGCCGAGAAGAAGATCGCGCTCGTGCTGTCGGCCTACCCGACCAAGCACTCCCGGATCGGGAACGCGGTCGGCCTCGACACCCCCGCCAGCGCCGTCGCCCTGCTGCGGCGGCTGCGCGCCGAGGGCTACGACTTCGGCCCCGAGGAGGAGATCCCGGGTCTGGTCTCCGGCGACGGCGACGAGCTGATCTACGCGCTCATCGAGGCGGGCGGCCACGACCAGGAGTGGCTGACCGAGGAGCAGTTGGCGCGGAACCCCGTTCGTATCCCGGCCGCCGACTACCGCCGCTGGTTCGCCACGCTCCCCGAGGAGCTGCGCGACGCCGTGGAGCGGCACTGGGGGCCGGCCCCCGGCGAGATGTTCGTCGACCGGTCCGCGAACCCGGAGGGCGACATCGTCCTCGCGGCCCTGCGGCGCGGGAACCTACTCATCCTCATCCAGCCGCCGCGCGGCTTCGGCGAGAACCCGATCGCGATCTACCACGACCCCGATCTCCCGCCGTCCCACCACTACCTGGCCGCGTACCGCTGGATCGCCGCCTCCGCCGAGGACAACGGGTTCGGCGCGGATGCCATGATCCACCTGGGCAAGCACGGGAACCTTGAGTGGCTGCCCGGCAAGAACGCGGGGCTCTCCGCCGCCTGCGGTCCGGACGCCGCCCTCGGTGATCTCCCTCTCATCTACCCGTTCCTGGTGAACGACCCGGGAGAGGGCACGCAGGCCAAGCGTCGCGTCCACGCCACGCTGATCGACCACCTGGTGCCGCCGATGGCCCGCGCCGACAGCTACGGCGACATCGCGCGCCTGGAGCAACTCCTCGACGAGCACGCCCAGATCGCCGCCATGGACCCGGCGAAGCTGCCCGCGATCCGCGCGCAGATCTGGACGCTGATCCAGGCCGCGAAGCTCGACCACGACCTCGGGGTGGAGGACCGCCCGGAGGACGAGGGCTTCGACGACTTCATCATGCATCTCGACGGCTGGCTCTGCGAGATCAAGGACGTCCAGATCCGCGACGGCCTGCACGTGCTCGGCAACCCGCCCGCCGGGAACGACCGGGTCAACCTGGTCCTGGCCGTGCTGCGCGCCCGCCAGATCTGGGGCGGTACGGCATCCCTCCCGGGCCTGCGCGAGGCGCTCGGCCTCGACGAGTCGGCTGCCACCCGCACCGCCGCCGACGCGATCGAGGAGCAGGCCCGTGCGCTCGTCCAGGCGATGGACGACGCCGACTGGGACCCGGCCGCCGTGGCGTCCGTCGCCGCCGGGCTGCCGGACGCGGTCGCCGACATCCTCACCTTCGCGGCCACCGAGGTCGTCCCGCGCATGGCGGCAACGACCGACGAACTCACCCACGCCGTCCACGCGTTGAACGGCGGCTTCGTGCCCGCAGGCCCCTCCGGGTCCCCCCTGCGAGGTCTGGTCAACGTCCTGCCCACGGGCCGTAACTTCTACTCGGTCGACCCGAAGGCCGTCCCCTCCAAGCTCGCCTGGGAGACCGGTCAGGCGCTGGCCGACTCGCTGCTGACCCGCTACCGCACCGACAACGGCGACTGGCCCACCTCGGTCGGCCTCTCCCTCTGGGGCACCAGCGCGATGCGCACGGCGGGCGACGACATCGCCGAAGCGTTCGCGCTGCTCGGCATCCGCCCCGTCTGGGACGACGCCTCGCGCCGGGTGACGGGCCTGGAGCCCATCCCGTACGAGGAGTTGGGCCGCCCCCGGATCGACGTCACCCTCCGTATCTCGGGCTTCTTCCGGGACGCGTTCCCGCACACGGTGGGGCTGCTCGACGACGCCGTACGCCTCGCCGCCTCGCTCGACGAGCCGGCCGAGCGCAACTACGTACGGGCGCACACCCAGGCCGACCTGGCCGAGCACGGCGACGAACGCCGCGCCACCACCCGCATCTTCGGCTCCCGCCCCGGCACGTACGGCGCGGGCCTCCTCCAGCTCATCGACTCCCGCGACTGGCGCACCGACGCCGACCTCGCCGAGGTCTACACGGTCTGGGGCGGCTACGCCTACGGCCGTGAGCTCGACGGCCGCCCGGCCCGGGAGGAGATGGAGAGCGCCTACAAGCGCATCGAGGTCGCCGCGAAGAACACCGACACCCGCGAGCACGACATCGCGGACTCGGACGACTACTTCCAGTACCACGGCGGCATGGTGGCCACCGTGCGCGCGCTCAAGGGCACGGCCCCGGAGGCGTATATCGGGGACTCCACCCGGCCCGAGACCGTCCGCACGCGCACGCTGGTCGAGGAGACGTCCCGCGTCTTCCGCGCGCGGGTCGTCAACCCGAAGTGGATCGAGGCGATGCGCCGCCACGGCTACAAGGGCGCGTTCGAGCTGGCGGCCACGGTGGACTACCTCTTCGGGTACGACGCGACGACGGGCGTCGTCGCGGACTGGATGTACGACAAGCTCACCGAGACGTACGTGCTCGACCCGGAGAACCGCCAGTTCCTCCAGGAGGCCAACCCCTGGGCCCTGCACGGCATCGCCGAACGCCTGCTGGAGGCCGAGTCGCGCGGCATGTGGGCCAAGCCGGACCCGGCGGTTCTCGAAGCGCTGCGCCAGGTGTACCTGGAGACGGAAGGGAACCTGGAGGGCGAGGACTGACACTCCTCCTCTTTCTCCTCTTCCTCTTCCTCTTTTTCCTCCTCGATCCCTGCCGCAGGCATCCGCCTCAGGTTCCGGCAGGGATCGGGGTCGGGAAGACGAAGCTGAACGGGCCGGTCGCGGACGGGGCGGGCGCGGCGGCGAGGCCGGGGCAGACCCGCCGGAAGGGTACGCCGGGGGCGATCGCCGCCCATTCGGCGGCGGTGGGGTTGGCCGCGGCGAGCCGGCAGGCGAGGGCGACGGGATCGCGGAGTGCCGTACTGAGCTGCGCGATCTTCCAGCGGGTGGTGGTGCCCGGGGACTCGTACGTGGTCAGGAAGGCGCCGTCGGACGAAACGGCGAGCGCCTGGGCCCTCGCGCCCAGGGTGAGTGACGTGACAGCGTGTGGTGCCGCGGGATCCGACACGTCCCACACGAGCACCTGGGCACCGGAGCCGCTGCCCGTGAGCAGCCTGCCGTCCCCGCCGAACGAGTAGGGCCCTTCGCCGGAGCCGTTGCGGAGCCGGCTCAGGAACCGGGGACGCCTGGGGTCCGACACGTCGAAGAGGATTCCGCCGCGCTTGCCCATCACGAGAGTCCTGCCGTCGGGGGCGAACGCGTATGGGGCGGCGTACACAAGGGCCGAGTCCGAGTCGGGATCGGGAAGATCCGACAGCCGCTCTGGGGTGCGCGGGTCGGTGACGTCGTACAGGGCGGAGCCGACCGCCAGGATTCGGCCCTTGGGGGCGAACAGGACCACCGGGATTCCGGTCCTCGTCCTGACGGCGCTCAGCCGCCGGGGCCTGCCGGGCGAGGAGAGGTCCCACAGCGTGACCCCCCTTTCCGTGCCGACCGCCATCAGGTCACCCTGGGCCGAGAAGGCCAGGGAGAGGCCACGGTTGCTGGACGGGGCGACGTTCAGCCGGAACTCCCGGACCGGGTGACCGGGGTCCTTCACATTCCACAGGGTCACGGTTCCCCCGGGGCCCTCGACCGCGAGGCGGTCACCGTCCGCCGAGAACCATTGCCCGTGGTAGGTGAGGTGGCCCGGCCCGTCGATCCGGATCACGCCGGCCGGCCGGCCCGCGGAGCGCCCCGTCAGCGGGATCAGACTCAGCTCACGCTCGGCCGTGGCCCCAGCCAGCAGCCGCCCTTCGGGGGCCAGGGCGTACGGGATGCCGTCCTCGAACCACCGGTAGTAGTCCCGGGCGGGCGGCGCGACGGGCCGCCCGGCCACGGTGGGGGCCAATCGGTCCGTCAGCGACCAGAAGAGCACGGAATCGTTGCCGTCCCCGCTGGCCAAGGTGCGGCCGTCGGGGGAGAAGGCCAGTGCCGAGACCGTGCTGTCGTGTCCGGTGAAGACGGCGGAACGTACGGGCCCGCCCGGGGAGATGCTCCACAGGGTCGCCGTGTGGTCCGTGCTTCCTGTCGCGAGAAGGCGGCCGTCCCCGCTGAGCGCGACCGACTCCACCGGGCCGCCATGGCCGCTGATCACCGCGGTGCGGCGAGCATCGGCAGGCCGGGCGACGTCCCACAACCGGACCTGGGCGTCGCTGGACGCGACGGCCAGGGTGCGCCCGTCCCGGCTGATGGCCAGCGCGCGCACCGGGCCGCCGGTGCCGTCGAGTACGCCGAGACTCCGCGGGCGGTCGGGGTCCTCGACGTCCCACAGCTCCACCGTCCCGTCCTGCCATCCCAAGGCCAGGACGGCACTGTCCGGTCCGAAGGCGATCGCCTTGACGTTGCTTTCGCGCTGCGGGAGCGAGGCGCGGGCGCGGGCAGAGCCGCGCCCCGCTACCACCGACCAGAGCCGCGTCTCCCCGGCGGTGGAGATGACCAGCGTCCGGCCGTCAGGGCTGAACTCCGACGCTTCCATGGACTCTCGCAACCGCAGCGGCATTCTGCCCCGGGGCTGTGGGCGGCTCCGGTCCGTGAGGGAGAACCTGCCCAGGGAGGCGCCCTGGTCCGCACCGGTGAGGAGCAGGGACCGGCCGTCGCCGATCCAGACCGCGGGGTTCCCCCAGCCGATGAGGCTCTGCTCCGTCACGACGTCGGCCAACTCCGCCGGCTCACCGGGGCCGGACGTGTCCCACAGCCCGACGACACCGGTGCCCCCGCCCACCGCGAGCGTCCGGCCGTCGTCGCTGTAGGTCAGCGAGTCGACCCCGCCCGTCGCGTCGGCGGAGCCCGCGTACTGCGTCGCGGCCAGCACGTCCATCAGCGTCCTCCGGCTCTGCGGAGAAGGGGCTCCGCGGTACGCGGCTACGGCGAGGAGCAGGGCCGATCTCGGGTCGGTGCCGATGTTCGCGCGGGCGGAGGCCTGGAGTTGGCGGTTCTGGGCGGTCTCGCCGTTGGCGCGGGCGTTCGACCGCTGCTGGTAGGCGATACCCGTGGCGACCAGTGCCGCGCACAGCGCCAGCACCGCCCCTTGCAACGTTCGTTTCAGCCGCCGTGTGCGGCGGGCCTCCCGCTCTCGTTCCGCGCCTGCCGCCCGCGCGCCGGCGTGCAGGAACTCGCTATCCAGGGCGCGGTCCAGCCGGCCGCGGTCCAGCAGGTCGCGGGCGCTCTGCAGCCGTGTTCCCCGGTAGAGGTAG
Encoded here:
- the cobN gene encoding cobaltochelatase subunit CobN gives rise to the protein MILLLSTSDTDLLSARASEGPVSYRYANPSRVDLDGLPELLDGVDLVVVRLLGGVRAWQEGLDAVLATGRPVVVLTGEQAPDAQLMAASTVPIGIAAEAHAYLAHGGPANLEQLARFLSDTVLLTGHGFEPPAPAPAWGPLEREAREVPEGAPTVAVLYYRAHHMSGNTAFVDALCTAVENAGARPLPLYVASLRTPEAELIDELRAADAIVTTVLAAGGTKPAEASAGGDDESWDAGALTALDVPILQALCLTSPRSAWEENDEGVSPLDAATQIAVPEFDGRLITVPFSFKEIDEDGLPAYIPDAERAARVAGIAVRHAKLRNIPNAEKKIALVLSAYPTKHSRIGNAVGLDTPASAVALLRRLRAEGYDFGPEEEIPGLVSGDGDELIYALIEAGGHDQEWLTEEQLARNPVRIPAADYRRWFATLPEELRDAVERHWGPAPGEMFVDRSANPEGDIVLAALRRGNLLILIQPPRGFGENPIAIYHDPDLPPSHHYLAAYRWIAASAEDNGFGADAMIHLGKHGNLEWLPGKNAGLSAACGPDAALGDLPLIYPFLVNDPGEGTQAKRRVHATLIDHLVPPMARADSYGDIARLEQLLDEHAQIAAMDPAKLPAIRAQIWTLIQAAKLDHDLGVEDRPEDEGFDDFIMHLDGWLCEIKDVQIRDGLHVLGNPPAGNDRVNLVLAVLRARQIWGGTASLPGLREALGLDESAATRTAADAIEEQARALVQAMDDADWDPAAVASVAAGLPDAVADILTFAATEVVPRMAATTDELTHAVHALNGGFVPAGPSGSPLRGLVNVLPTGRNFYSVDPKAVPSKLAWETGQALADSLLTRYRTDNGDWPTSVGLSLWGTSAMRTAGDDIAEAFALLGIRPVWDDASRRVTGLEPIPYEELGRPRIDVTLRISGFFRDAFPHTVGLLDDAVRLAASLDEPAERNYVRAHTQADLAEHGDERRATTRIFGSRPGTYGAGLLQLIDSRDWRTDADLAEVYTVWGGYAYGRELDGRPAREEMESAYKRIEVAAKNTDTREHDIADSDDYFQYHGGMVATVRALKGTAPEAYIGDSTRPETVRTRTLVEETSRVFRARVVNPKWIEAMRRHGYKGAFELAATVDYLFGYDATTGVVADWMYDKLTETYVLDPENRQFLQEANPWALHGIAERLLEAESRGMWAKPDPAVLEALRQVYLETEGNLEGED
- a CDS encoding WD40 repeat domain-containing protein translates to MPRPLPPPSPGDLATPGAHAILVGTGHHATGSELPDLPSVDTTLDDLQRVLHAVCGMAEGRVHRVPADARPEDVVAIVERVVGEATGVVLLLYAGHGLLGPDDELYLATRTSRSAGQVSGAVPYHTLKGLLGRAAGGSAVVLDCCFSGRATVPDGSDRQADPFVSVRPGGSFLLSSASYFAPSYAPEGERHTLFGGQLLELLTSGDPSGPPQLTLDHLHTALARTFSDGPIHPRRQSEGTLDRLVLAPNAAYSAAPGPDAAPPADVPCPYPGMKPFPAEETGYFHGRDALADHLTALVVRDDPSPLVLVGASGVGKSSLLRAGLLARLERRPEAWPALLLPAPGPHPMRTLAGLWARATGRDPKEVRATLDRGRFPPPPRDRPVCRLLIVDQFEEVFTRCRDSGERARFITLLTSPHQDGPRIVLSLRADHYGSCLDHPGLVRALDHHRLNVTPMTEDDLRAAVEHPAEAAGLSLQAGLTDRLLHDLRGGPAGQAGLPFLAHALRETWLRRSGAALTLAGYQATGGIWRSVTTTTDKLYEDLDGAGRTALRKLLLRMVHVSPDASQDATRRRIRIDELSSPVSERRLLDRLVDARLVTLDQDSAQISHEALLRAWDQLRDWIDEDRTELVLRRRIADDTDAWEAAGRDQTYLYRGTRLQSARDLLDRGRLDRALDSEFLHAGARAAGAEREREARRTRRLKRTLQGAVLALCAALVATGIAYQQRSNARANGETAQNRQLQASARANIGTDPRSALLLAVAAYRGAPSPQSRRTLMDVLAATQYAGSADATGGVDSLTYSDDGRTLAVGGGTGVVGLWDTSGPGEPAELADVVTEQSLIGWGNPAVWIGDGRSLLLTGADQGASLGRFSLTDRSRPQPRGRMPLRLRESMEASEFSPDGRTLVISTAGETRLWSVVAGRGSARARASLPQRESNVKAIAFGPDSAVLALGWQDGTVELWDVEDPDRPRSLGVLDGTGGPVRALAISRDGRTLAVASSDAQVRLWDVARPADARRTAVISGHGGPVESVALSGDGRLLATGSTDHTATLWSISPGGPVRSAVFTGHDSTVSALAFSPDGRTLASGDGNDSVLFWSLTDRLAPTVAGRPVAPPARDYYRWFEDGIPYALAPEGRLLAGATAERELSLIPLTGRSAGRPAGVIRIDGPGHLTYHGQWFSADGDRLAVEGPGGTVTLWNVKDPGHPVREFRLNVAPSSNRGLSLAFSAQGDLMAVGTERGVTLWDLSSPGRPRRLSAVRTRTGIPVVLFAPKGRILAVGSALYDVTDPRTPERLSDLPDPDSDSALVYAAPYAFAPDGRTLVMGKRGGILFDVSDPRRPRFLSRLRNGSGEGPYSFGGDGRLLTGSGSGAQVLVWDVSDPAAPHAVTSLTLGARAQALAVSSDGAFLTTYESPGTTTRWKIAQLSTALRDPVALACRLAAANPTAAEWAAIAPGVPFRRVCPGLAAAPAPSATGPFSFVFPTPIPAGT